One part of the Coffea eugenioides isolate CCC68of chromosome 10, Ceug_1.0, whole genome shotgun sequence genome encodes these proteins:
- the LOC113750567 gene encoding 40S ribosomal protein S4-like encodes MSQWPANQTRSFRDEEAKFKLCKVRSVQFGQKGKPYLNTYDGHTIRYPDPLIKANDTIKLDLENNKIIEFIKFDVGNVVMVTGGRNRGWVGVIKNREKHKGSFETIHVQDATGHEFATRLGNVFIIGKGAKPWVSPPKGKGIKLSVIEEQRKRIAAQAATTA; translated from the coding sequence GGCCAGCTAATCAAACCAGAAGTTTCAGGGATGAGGAGGCAAAGTTTAAGTTGTGTAAGGTTCGATCAGTACAGTTTGGACAGAAGGGCAAGCCATACCTGAATACCTATGATGGTCATACCATTCGTTACCCAGACCCACTCATCAAGGCCAATGACACCATCAAACTTGACCTGGAGAACAACAAGATTATTGAATTCATCAAGTTTGATGTTGGGAATGTTGTCATGGTGACTGGGGGAAGGAACAGAGGTTGGGTTGGAGTAATCAAGAATAGAGAGAAACATAAGGGAAGCTTTGAGACCATCCATGTCCAAGATGCCACAGGTCACGAGTTTGCTACTCGTCTTGGTAATGTCTTCATCATTGGAAAAGGTGCAAAGCCCTGGGTGTCTCCCCCAAAGGGCAAAGGTATCAAGTTGTCAGTTATAgaggaacaaaggaaaaggaTTGCTGCCCAGGCGGCTACTACTGCCTAA